AATGAACGATATACATCTTTAGCAATGGCCAATTTAGGAATGGCCCCCTGAGTGTATTCATCAAATAAGACCTCATATTCTTTCAGTCTTCGAGCTGAATAATCCTTGGCTCTGACTGCTCTTGCAGCCACTTGACCTGCTGTCTTTCCTCCAAGCATTCCCAATATGATTCCTCCACCGGTTATCGGATCCACCTGACCTGCGGCATCTCCGCAAACCAATAGGTTATCATCAGAAATTTGCCCAATCAATCCACCAATAGGGTCTCCTCCAACATTAAGTTCAACGGCCTTTGCATTGCTTAAGGGAGGATAGGATGCAATGAATTCATTCAAGTATTCAATGGCTGGCCTTTCACTTGTTGAGGATATGGCAATTCCAACATTTGCTATGTCATCTCCCTTCGGGAATACCCAAGCATAGCCTCCATCAGCGAAAGCCCCTAAATGAAGCTCAATCAAGTCCATTCGCTCACAGTTGACTCCTACCATCTCATATTGGACACCGGACATCATATCCTTCGGCTTTGTGGTGGAATTGATGCCGAATGCCTTGGCTATGCGAGATTCAGGACCGTCTGCAGCAATCACTATGCGAGCCTT
The sequence above is drawn from the Methanobrevibacter sp. genome and encodes:
- a CDS encoding NAD(P)/FAD-dependent oxidoreductase — translated: MMETDVLVIGAGPAGSAAAKHAALGGASVILIDKKSEIGTPKRCAEGIYDHGLKWLEIEPDPQWAVRRINGGTIIAPDKTRLTLDETILPEKGYIIERKVFDKYMAMDAARAGAKIMVKTLAKSIMRDQDSEGSFCIVDCEQMGETIEIKARIVIAADGPESRIAKAFGINSTTKPKDMMSGVQYEMVGVNCERMDLIELHLGAFADGGYAWVFPKGDDIANVGIAISSTSERPAIEYLNEFIASYPPLSNAKAVELNVGGDPIGGLIGQISDDNLLVCGDAAGQVDPITGGGIILGMLGGKTAGQVAARAVRAKDYSARRLKEYEVLFDEYTQGAIPKLAIAKDVYRSLSDNDLNQIIHAFVGLDYNNMTLSDVLRVILKVSPRLALKFGKLFKIVFQS